In Pseudomonas sp. MYb327, one DNA window encodes the following:
- a CDS encoding GGDEF domain-containing protein: protein MPRSSAVRFSHFLPSLLLLLAGLAAAYVKDLNVFFTSLFNVLPTLVLLLGGAYCAVYRRQRELFLMVTVYIAYFLLDTQTDYYRDNGKVREDAAVVFHLCCLLLPLLFGVFAAWQERTHLFQDMVARFAVLLAVGSVALGLEQSYPQALLMWLSEIRWPALHGAWMSLIQLSYPVFIAAFLLLAYQYWRNPRPLHAAQLVGLLGLFWMLPKTFILPFTLNIMCSQVMLMIAAAVAHEAYQMAFRDELTGLPGRRALNERMQRLGRNYVLAMSDVDHFKKFNDTHGHDVGDQVLRLVASKLSKIGGGGKAYRYGGEEFALVFAGKTLEECMPHLEVIRESIATYNIHLRNQDSRPQDDSQGRQRRSGSQASSVSVTVSIGVAERLEQRTPEEVLKSADQALYSAKGAGRNCVMAFGQNRRGAVRMDVATVE from the coding sequence TTGCCGCGTTCTTCCGCTGTACGTTTCAGTCATTTCCTGCCGTCATTGCTGCTGTTGCTGGCGGGCCTCGCGGCTGCGTACGTCAAGGATCTGAATGTATTCTTCACGTCGCTGTTCAACGTGCTGCCAACTCTGGTGCTGTTGCTCGGCGGTGCTTACTGCGCGGTTTACCGACGTCAGCGTGAGCTTTTTCTGATGGTCACGGTGTACATCGCCTACTTCCTGCTCGACACCCAGACCGACTATTACCGCGACAACGGCAAGGTGCGCGAAGACGCCGCGGTGGTCTTTCATCTGTGTTGCCTGTTGTTACCACTGCTGTTTGGCGTATTCGCGGCGTGGCAGGAGCGAACGCATCTGTTCCAGGACATGGTGGCGCGCTTTGCCGTGTTGCTGGCAGTGGGCAGCGTAGCGCTGGGACTTGAGCAAAGTTATCCCCAGGCGTTGCTGATGTGGCTGTCGGAGATCCGCTGGCCGGCGTTGCACGGCGCGTGGATGAGCCTGATCCAGTTGTCCTACCCGGTGTTCATCGCCGCGTTCCTGCTGCTGGCGTATCAGTATTGGCGCAACCCTCGACCGCTGCATGCCGCGCAACTGGTCGGGTTGCTGGGGCTGTTCTGGATGTTGCCGAAAACCTTCATCCTGCCGTTCACCCTGAACATCATGTGCAGCCAGGTGATGTTGATGATTGCTGCGGCCGTGGCCCACGAGGCCTACCAAATGGCTTTCCGCGATGAGCTGACCGGCCTGCCGGGTCGTCGGGCATTGAACGAACGCATGCAGCGGCTGGGGCGCAACTACGTGTTGGCCATGAGCGACGTCGACCACTTCAAGAAATTCAACGACACCCACGGTCACGATGTCGGCGATCAGGTGCTGCGATTGGTCGCGAGCAAACTGTCGAAAATCGGCGGCGGCGGTAAGGCGTATCGCTATGGCGGCGAGGAATTTGCCCTGGTGTTCGCAGGCAAGACGCTCGAAGAGTGCATGCCGCACCTGGAAGTCATCCGCGAATCCATCGCCACCTACAACATTCACCTGCGTAATCAGGACAGCCGTCCTCAGGATGATAGCCAGGGTCGTCAGCGTCGCTCCGGTTCCCAGGCTTCGAGCGTGTCGGTCACCGTCAGTATCGGCGTTGCCGAACGGCTGGAGCAGCGTACGCC
- a CDS encoding cytochrome c peroxidase — protein MNICRLVRFTAWLFLSFFAVDGMAATPAEVDPPIPEVPSLQSLHGMTPTDPSGTEGGRKVDLMTDYVLNRSAAILLGKALFWDMEVGSDSTTACASCHYHAGVDHRTTNQINPGQAHTNANVASIFNKPFVASDIPGDVPSYTTKSGGKGGPNYLLKKTDFPTHVLANPLDRNSLILYSTDDVIGSQGVFDANFVKPNQPRFDKCTQQPDGVFQVGGINVRRSTGRNAPSVINAAFNVRNFWDGRANNVFNGFSPFGNRDPDAGIYVTKDNSGVALKVRLALNDASAASQAVGPPGSAVEMSCGGRTFADIGRRMLDTLMLKQQRISSTDSVLGPVSGARRPTYRELIKNAFQPRLWNATQQVLVGGAPYAQIEANFPLFFGLAIQMYEATLVSDQAPLDAYLQGDHTAMNEQQVQGMNLFLGKGKCVNCHGGAELTNAASRLQFHPRERIERMVMADNLTTLYDNGFYNTGVRPTSEDLALGGADAWGNPLSFTRQYNTLLQGGKIPDPLDVDVCTFEAPLSAAIPCDSTLLPIVGFRDAVDGAFKTPTLRNIALTGPYFHNGGRSTLKQVMEFYNRGGDRRGEDASNTSGFEHPSANQHNGSNLDPDMTNLNLTDDEVDALVKFMEVGLTDPRVAWERAPFDHPSLVLAQGHVGDENAVTQKPVSPKITTRQALDATFQLKPIGAEGRRPEEGALQPFNNDL, from the coding sequence ATGAACATCTGTCGACTTGTTCGTTTTACCGCCTGGTTATTCCTCTCTTTTTTTGCTGTCGATGGAATGGCGGCTACGCCTGCAGAAGTGGACCCGCCCATCCCCGAAGTCCCGAGCCTGCAGTCGTTACACGGCATGACCCCGACTGATCCATCGGGCACTGAAGGCGGACGCAAAGTCGACCTGATGACGGATTACGTGCTCAATCGTTCGGCGGCGATTCTCTTGGGTAAAGCGTTGTTTTGGGACATGGAGGTCGGCAGCGACAGCACGACCGCTTGTGCGTCCTGTCACTATCACGCTGGGGTCGATCACCGAACCACCAACCAGATCAATCCCGGTCAGGCGCACACCAATGCCAACGTTGCGTCGATCTTCAACAAACCGTTCGTGGCTTCTGATATTCCCGGGGATGTGCCGTCCTACACGACTAAATCCGGGGGCAAGGGCGGTCCGAACTATTTGCTAAAGAAAACCGACTTCCCCACCCATGTGCTGGCTAATCCGCTGGATCGCAATTCGCTGATTCTCTACTCCACCGACGATGTGATCGGCTCCCAAGGCGTGTTCGACGCCAACTTCGTCAAACCCAATCAACCGCGTTTCGACAAATGCACGCAGCAACCGGACGGTGTTTTCCAGGTTGGCGGCATCAATGTCCGCCGCAGCACCGGGCGCAACGCACCGTCGGTGATCAATGCCGCGTTCAACGTGCGTAACTTCTGGGATGGCCGGGCCAATAACGTGTTCAACGGCTTTTCACCCTTTGGTAACAGGGATCCCGATGCCGGGATCTATGTGACCAAGGACAACAGTGGCGTAGCGCTCAAAGTGCGGCTGGCGCTCAACGATGCTTCGGCCGCTTCGCAAGCCGTCGGGCCACCCGGCAGCGCTGTGGAAATGTCCTGCGGCGGACGCACCTTTGCCGACATTGGCCGGCGCATGCTCGACACGCTGATGCTCAAACAGCAGCGGATTTCCTCTACCGATTCGGTGCTCGGCCCGGTATCGGGCGCGCGTAGGCCCACTTACCGGGAGCTGATCAAAAACGCCTTCCAGCCACGGCTGTGGAACGCCACGCAACAAGTCCTGGTGGGCGGTGCGCCGTATGCCCAGATCGAGGCCAACTTCCCGCTGTTCTTCGGGCTGGCGATCCAGATGTACGAAGCCACGCTGGTTTCCGATCAGGCGCCGCTGGATGCCTACTTGCAGGGCGACCATACGGCGATGAACGAACAACAAGTCCAGGGTATGAATCTGTTCCTGGGCAAGGGCAAGTGCGTCAATTGCCACGGCGGCGCGGAACTGACCAATGCTGCCAGTCGTTTGCAGTTCCATCCCCGCGAGCGCATCGAACGCATGGTCATGGCGGACAACCTGACCACGCTCTACGACAACGGTTTCTACAACACCGGCGTGCGCCCGACCTCGGAAGACCTGGCGCTCGGTGGCGCGGATGCGTGGGGCAATCCGTTGTCCTTCACCCGTCAGTACAACACCCTGCTGCAAGGTGGGAAAATTCCTGACCCGCTGGATGTCGATGTCTGCACCTTCGAAGCGCCGTTGAGCGCAGCGATTCCCTGTGATTCGACGCTCTTGCCCATTGTCGGTTTCCGCGACGCGGTCGACGGGGCCTTCAAAACGCCGACGCTGCGCAACATCGCGCTGACCGGACCGTATTTCCACAACGGCGGCCGCTCGACGCTGAAACAGGTCATGGAGTTCTACAACCGGGGCGGCGACCGACGCGGCGAGGATGCGAGCAACACCAGCGGCTTCGAACACCCGTCGGCGAACCAGCACAACGGCTCGAACCTCGATCCGGACATGACGAACCTGAACCTGACGGACGATGAAGTGGATGCCCTGGTCAAATTCATGGAGGTTGGCTTGACCGACCCGCGAGTCGCATGGGAGCGGGCGCCGTTCGATCATCCGTCGCTGGTGCTTGCACAGGGTCATGTGGGTGATGAAAACGCCGTTACTCAAAAACCGGTCAGTCCGAAGATCACCACTCGCCAGGCACTGGACGCCACGTTCCAGCTCAAGCCGATTGGTGCAGAAGGACGCAGGCCGGAAGAGGGGGCATTGCAACCCTTCAATAACGACCTTTAA